One Microbacterium trichothecenolyticum DNA window includes the following coding sequences:
- the purB gene encoding adenylosuccinate lyase has product MSSLPPQPLSPLDGRYFATVAEIGDYLSEAGLNRARVEVEVEWLLALTDRSLFGTSPVSDADRAKLRALYKDFGADEIAWLAAKEAVTRHDVKAVEYLVRDRLDALGLTALAELTHFACTSEDINSTAYALTVKRAVERVWLPKLRAVTAALAELAVQHRDAAMLSRTHGQPATPTTMGKEIGVFAWRLERVIRQLDAGEYLAKFSGATGTWSAHVAAEPDVDWPSLTREFIESLGLGFNAVTTQIESHDWQVELYDRARHAGGILHNLATDIWTYISLGYFTQIPVAGATGSSTMPHKINPIRFENAEANLEIAGGLFSTLASTLVTSRLQRDLTDSTTQRNIGVAFGHSLLALDNLQRGLTEISLAEDVLLADLDVNWEVLAEAIQTVVRAEIAAGRSQITDPYALLKDLTRGRRVGAPELAEFVRGLDIGDAAKERLLALTPAAYAGLASRVVDSL; this is encoded by the coding sequence GTGTCCTCTCTGCCTCCGCAGCCCCTCAGCCCGCTCGACGGTCGCTACTTCGCGACCGTCGCCGAGATCGGCGACTACCTGTCGGAGGCGGGCCTGAACCGCGCTCGCGTCGAGGTCGAGGTCGAGTGGCTGCTCGCACTGACCGACCGCTCGCTGTTCGGCACGTCGCCGGTGTCCGACGCCGACCGCGCGAAGCTGCGCGCACTGTACAAGGACTTCGGCGCCGACGAGATCGCGTGGCTCGCCGCCAAAGAGGCCGTCACACGTCACGACGTCAAGGCCGTCGAGTACCTCGTGCGCGACCGTCTCGACGCCCTGGGCCTCACCGCCCTCGCCGAGCTGACGCACTTCGCGTGCACGAGCGAAGACATCAACTCCACCGCCTACGCCCTCACCGTCAAGCGCGCGGTCGAGCGCGTATGGCTGCCGAAGCTCCGTGCGGTGACGGCCGCCCTGGCCGAGCTCGCCGTGCAGCACCGCGACGCCGCGATGCTCTCGCGCACCCACGGCCAGCCCGCCACCCCCACGACGATGGGCAAGGAGATCGGTGTCTTCGCGTGGCGCCTCGAGCGCGTCATCCGTCAACTGGATGCCGGGGAGTACCTCGCGAAGTTCTCGGGCGCGACCGGCACCTGGTCGGCGCACGTCGCCGCCGAGCCCGACGTCGACTGGCCGTCGCTGACGCGGGAGTTCATCGAGTCGCTGGGCCTGGGCTTCAACGCGGTCACGACCCAGATCGAGTCGCACGACTGGCAGGTGGAGCTGTACGACCGCGCGCGCCACGCGGGCGGCATCCTGCACAACCTCGCCACCGACATCTGGACCTACATCTCGCTCGGGTACTTCACGCAGATCCCCGTCGCCGGCGCCACCGGCTCGTCGACCATGCCGCACAAGATCAACCCGATCCGTTTCGAGAACGCCGAGGCGAACCTCGAGATCGCGGGCGGGCTGTTCAGCACCCTGGCATCCACCCTCGTCACCAGCCGCCTGCAGCGCGACCTCACCGACTCCACGACGCAGCGCAACATCGGCGTCGCCTTCGGCCACTCGCTGCTCGCGCTCGACAACCTGCAGCGGGGCCTGACCGAGATCTCCCTGGCCGAAGACGTGCTGCTGGCCGACCTCGACGTGAACTGGGAGGTGCTCGCCGAGGCCATCCAGACCGTGGTGCGCGCCGAGATCGCCGCCGGCCGCTCGCAGATCACCGACCCCTACGCCCTGCTGAAGGACCTCACGCGGGGCCGCCGCGTCGGTGCCCCCGAGTTGGCGGAGTTCGTGCGCGGCCTCGACATCGGGGATGCCGCAAAGGAACGCCTGCTCGCTCTGACGCCCGCGGCCTACGCCGGGCTCGCGTCGCGGGTGGTCGACTCGCTGTAG
- a CDS encoding low molecular weight protein-tyrosine-phosphatase: MTASADAPFRVVFVCSGNICRSPMADVVFRRLADDAGLGAHVASSSAGTGDWHVGERADHRTLAALERLGYDGAAHRARQFSVVDFARNDLVVALDRSHERVLRGWARSDDDADKIALLQSFLPDAETLDVPDPYYAGPPMFDEVLGMIERASRALFRQLEPAIRSAG, translated from the coding sequence ATGACCGCGAGTGCCGACGCTCCCTTCCGCGTCGTCTTCGTCTGCAGCGGCAACATCTGCCGGTCGCCGATGGCCGATGTGGTCTTCCGCCGTCTCGCCGATGACGCGGGTCTCGGAGCGCACGTGGCGTCGAGCTCGGCCGGCACGGGCGACTGGCACGTCGGCGAGCGGGCCGACCACCGCACCCTCGCCGCCCTCGAGCGCCTCGGATACGACGGCGCCGCGCACCGCGCCCGGCAGTTCTCCGTCGTCGACTTCGCCCGCAACGACCTCGTCGTCGCGCTGGACCGCAGTCACGAGCGCGTGCTGCGCGGGTGGGCGCGCAGCGACGACGACGCCGACAAGATCGCCCTGCTGCAGTCGTTCCTTCCGGATGCCGAGACCCTCGACGTTCCCGACCCGTACTACGCCGGCCCCCCGATGTTCGACGAGGTGCTCGGTATGATCGAACGCGCCAGCCGCGCTCTGTTCCGGCAGCTCGAGCCCGCCATCCGCTCCGCGGGCTGA
- a CDS encoding phage holin family protein: MRFVVRVAVNAFAIWIVTLLPALQVRLIPFAPGEGLQVLLTLLLVGLIFALVNAIVGTVVKIVAIPLYILTLGLISLIINGFLLWLTAAVTQNGDWGLRTGEFWLTVVAALLIGVINAVLGGLLRRRREERAHR; the protein is encoded by the coding sequence ATGCGCTTCGTCGTCCGCGTCGCCGTCAACGCCTTCGCCATCTGGATCGTCACGCTGCTGCCGGCTCTGCAGGTGCGACTCATCCCCTTCGCCCCCGGCGAGGGGCTGCAAGTGCTGCTGACCCTGCTGCTGGTGGGTCTGATCTTCGCGCTCGTCAACGCCATCGTCGGCACCGTGGTGAAGATCGTCGCGATCCCCCTCTACATCCTCACCCTCGGGCTCATTTCCCTCATCATCAACGGGTTCCTGCTGTGGCTCACCGCCGCCGTCACGCAGAACGGGGACTGGGGTCTGCGCACGGGGGAGTTCTGGCTGACCGTGGTCGCGGCCCTGCTCATCGGCGTCATCAACGCCGTGCTGGGGGGACTGCTCCGCCGGCGCCGGGAAGAACGCGCACACCGCTGA
- a CDS encoding histidinol-phosphate transaminase has translation MSEEPTLPRIRPEIAALPAYRQGRQASADAFKLSSNENPNEPLPGVIEAVAAAGAFNRYPDATAARLRERLGARYGLSPEEVHIGAGSVSVLAQLLLATSGPGDEVVYAWRSFEAYPSLVAVTGATSVQVPLTADARHDLPAMAAAVTDRTRVVIVCSPNNPTGPTVGYDEFVALVDAVPSDVLIVLDEAYAEFVTDPAAVEGGRVRAVLERPNVVVLRTFSKAYGLAGLRVGYAVGHTHVLDAARSTAIPLSVTAAAEAAALASLDAESELLHRVSVIAARRDRLVERLREVGWDVPDAQGNFVWLAAGERTLEIAAAFEEAGLIVRPFAGDGIRISIGEEESLDRVVEVARAVAPR, from the coding sequence GTGAGTGAAGAGCCGACCCTGCCCCGTATCCGCCCCGAGATCGCCGCGCTGCCGGCGTATCGCCAGGGTCGGCAGGCCAGCGCCGACGCCTTCAAGCTGTCGAGCAACGAAAACCCCAACGAACCGCTCCCCGGTGTCATCGAGGCCGTCGCCGCCGCCGGCGCCTTCAACCGCTACCCGGATGCCACGGCCGCACGGCTGCGAGAACGCCTCGGCGCGCGCTACGGCCTCTCACCCGAGGAGGTCCACATCGGCGCGGGGAGCGTCTCGGTGCTGGCCCAGCTGCTGCTCGCGACGTCGGGACCCGGCGACGAGGTCGTGTACGCGTGGCGATCGTTCGAGGCGTACCCCTCGCTCGTCGCCGTGACCGGTGCGACGAGCGTGCAGGTGCCGCTGACGGCCGATGCCCGTCACGACCTTCCCGCGATGGCCGCCGCGGTCACCGACCGCACCCGGGTCGTCATCGTGTGCAGCCCCAACAACCCGACCGGCCCCACGGTGGGATACGACGAGTTCGTCGCGCTCGTCGATGCGGTACCGAGCGACGTGTTGATCGTGCTCGACGAGGCATACGCCGAGTTCGTCACCGACCCGGCTGCGGTCGAGGGCGGCCGCGTGCGCGCGGTGCTCGAGCGCCCCAACGTCGTGGTGCTCCGCACGTTCTCGAAGGCGTACGGTCTCGCGGGTCTTCGCGTCGGCTACGCGGTGGGTCACACTCACGTGCTGGATGCCGCCCGCAGCACCGCCATTCCGCTCTCGGTCACGGCGGCGGCGGAGGCCGCGGCGCTGGCGAGCCTGGATGCCGAGAGCGAACTGCTGCACCGCGTCTCGGTGATCGCCGCGCGGCGTGATCGCCTCGTCGAGCGCCTGCGTGAGGTCGGGTGGGACGTTCCCGACGCGCAGGGCAACTTCGTCTGGCTCGCCGCCGGGGAGCGCACGCTCGAGATCGCCGCGGCATTCGAGGAGGCGGGACTCATCGTCCGCCCATTCGCGGGTGACGGCATCCGGATCTCGATCGGCGAAGAGGAGTCGCTCGACCGCGTCGTCGAGGTGGCCCGGGCGGTCGCCCCGCGCTGA